In one Haloplanus salinus genomic region, the following are encoded:
- a CDS encoding DUF7342 family protein, with product MTEIPGTKQWKQHQSAFDRVRSIIAIVSEPKSADWVAEQAHLTENTTRDHLQRLVEMNVIQIIPGETATQYVSDPLYTRMQALRDLLDGHDRDDLNELRGDLQERVEEWQTEYDADSPSELRELAAHFDTAAETREIRRAANDWDIIEYRLHLVEDAIENYSDYAGSTPV from the coding sequence ATGACTGAGATTCCGGGAACCAAACAATGGAAACAACACCAAAGTGCGTTTGACCGAGTCCGCTCTATCATCGCTATAGTGTCCGAGCCCAAGTCAGCTGACTGGGTTGCAGAGCAGGCCCATCTTACGGAGAATACCACTCGTGACCACCTTCAGCGTCTCGTGGAAATGAATGTAATCCAGATAATTCCCGGTGAAACTGCTACCCAGTACGTATCTGATCCGCTCTACACACGAATGCAGGCTCTCCGTGATCTTCTGGACGGGCACGATCGCGACGACCTAAATGAACTCCGTGGCGATCTACAAGAACGAGTCGAGGAATGGCAAACCGAATATGACGCTGACTCACCGAGCGAACTTCGTGAGCTGGCAGCACATTTCGACACTGCTGCGGAGACACGAGAGATACGACGGGCTGCGAACGACTGGGACATCATTGAATATCGACTCCACCTCGTCGAAGATGCTATCGAAAACTACTCTGACTACGCTGGAAGCACTCCAGTCTGA
- a CDS encoding ABC transporter ATP-binding protein, with translation MAEVERWGGAALVAEDVRKRYGDTVALDGVSLSIPAGEVFGLVGPNGAGKTTLVRTLTGTTRCEGSIGILGSAPGAVDAHRVGLLPQSFNPADRLTARELIAYYAGLYDEARPVDAVLDDVGLADDADTWYENLSGGQQRRACVGTALVNDPDVLFLDEPTTGIDPAGRRSLWSLIDGLAAGGTTVLLTSHSMAEVERLADRVGLLRDGSLVAVGSPDELIVEHGGDSHLLLDAPSVDPAAVSAALDAEVTARDGRLVVRNVALADVGAIVADLEAAGVDFDSFTWAEPSLEDVYLQLTGEAMDDGRVGR, from the coding sequence ATGGCAGAGGTCGAGAGATGGGGCGGGGCGGCGCTCGTCGCCGAAGACGTTCGTAAGCGCTACGGCGACACCGTGGCGCTCGACGGCGTGTCGCTCTCGATTCCGGCGGGCGAGGTGTTCGGACTCGTCGGGCCGAACGGCGCGGGGAAGACGACGCTCGTCCGCACGCTGACGGGGACGACTCGGTGTGAGGGTTCGATCGGGATCCTGGGATCGGCACCGGGCGCCGTCGACGCTCACCGTGTCGGTCTCCTGCCCCAGTCGTTCAACCCGGCGGACCGCCTCACGGCGCGGGAGCTGATCGCCTACTACGCCGGTCTCTACGACGAGGCTCGCCCCGTCGACGCCGTCCTCGACGACGTGGGTCTCGCCGACGACGCCGACACGTGGTACGAGAACCTCTCGGGGGGACAGCAGCGTCGGGCCTGCGTGGGGACGGCGCTCGTCAACGATCCCGACGTGCTCTTTCTGGACGAGCCGACGACCGGCATCGATCCGGCTGGTCGGCGGTCGCTCTGGTCACTGATCGACGGTCTCGCGGCCGGCGGGACGACCGTCCTGCTCACCAGTCACTCGATGGCCGAAGTGGAGCGCCTCGCGGACCGCGTCGGTCTCCTTCGTGACGGGTCCCTCGTCGCCGTCGGCTCGCCGGACGAGTTGATCGTCGAGCACGGCGGCGACAGTCACCTGCTCCTCGACGCGCCGAGCGTCGACCCCGCGGCCGTCTCGGCCGCGCTCGACGCCGAGGTGACCGCACGCGACGGCCGACTCGTGGTTCGGAACGTCGCGCTCGCGGACGTGGGCGCAATAGTCGCGGACTTGGAGGCCGCGGGCGTCGACTTCGACTCCTTCACGTGGGCCGAACCGAGTCTCGAAGACGTGTACCTCCAACTGACCGGCGAGGCGATGGACGACGGGAGGGTAGGCCGATGA
- a CDS encoding ABC transporter permease → MSRVRRIRAAFVAALLAFTRRKTAVFFTFFFPILIILIFGALVQTQPTGGGLFARPPAYYIPGYLGVVVVFTPLSRVGSTIARHRDGNRFEKLATTPLRRWEWLLAHTLVNVAIIGLAALLLFALVLLVTGASVIVGPGLLALAPLVVAGVALFCGLGSIIGRVADSQDGVIAASNAVAFPVWVLSETFVPPGMLPAWFRSVTTLSPLTYFSRGVRAATSGADPTVALLVLAAVALAFFVAGALAVPNTE, encoded by the coding sequence ATGAGCCGCGTCCGCCGCATCCGGGCGGCGTTCGTGGCCGCTCTGCTGGCGTTCACCCGCCGGAAAACGGCCGTCTTCTTCACGTTTTTCTTCCCGATCCTGATCATCCTGATCTTCGGGGCGCTGGTACAGACACAGCCCACGGGTGGCGGCCTCTTCGCCCGGCCGCCGGCGTACTACATTCCGGGCTATCTCGGCGTCGTGGTGGTGTTCACGCCGCTATCGCGGGTCGGGAGCACCATCGCCCGCCACCGCGACGGCAACCGCTTCGAGAAGCTAGCGACGACGCCGCTCCGGCGCTGGGAGTGGCTGTTGGCACACACCCTCGTCAACGTCGCCATCATCGGCCTCGCGGCCCTGCTTCTGTTCGCCTTGGTCCTCCTCGTGACGGGCGCGAGCGTAATCGTCGGACCCGGCCTCCTCGCCCTCGCGCCGCTGGTGGTCGCCGGCGTCGCGTTGTTCTGTGGGTTGGGATCGATCATCGGTCGCGTCGCCGACTCGCAGGACGGCGTCATCGCCGCGAGCAACGCCGTCGCGTTCCCCGTCTGGGTGCTCTCGGAGACGTTCGTCCCGCCCGGGATGCTGCCGGCGTGGTTCAGGTCGGTGACGACGCTCTCGCCGCTGACGTACTTCTCCCGCGGCGTCCGCGCGGCCACTTCGGGCGCCGACCCGACCGTCGCCCTCCTCGTCCTCGCGGCCGTCGCACTCGCGTTCTTCGTCGCCGGCGCCCTCGCGGTGCCGAACACGGAGTAG
- a CDS encoding PH domain-containing protein has product MTRTLSPLSVPYRVVERGGSIVFTAVVLSSGASAAFGPAGGVVGVALVGLALLALIAYEVAYYQRFEYDLGAETLDIRSGVISRRNREIPIRRVQNVDISRNVVQRFLDIAAVDFETAGGSETEASLRFVDFEEAKRLQREIGRLKRGVEGSEEGEPEPPADELFALTSRELALVGALSFDVRIPGLLFVLVSGSVPAVSSVVPSGAGIAVVAVGVVAVALAVLLVSWGAGAAAAILNYYGFRLTQVGDELQYERGLLRRYDGSIPLDKVQTLTVVDDPLKRYFGFASLRIETAGYAPGSGESGSEAAVPLARRDRVFALANRIESFGTPDFRRPPKRVRRRYAVRYLLVLGGLTALLYGVEAVTAGVLPWPPYAPVPLALLAPVAAHLKWRHRGYWLGERHLATRNGFLRRRIKVVPYYRIQTVIDSRTPFQRRWSVATVTADTAGSLSLVGSDAAAVDVADADADDLRATLATRLRESLAARRGWADAADVADAADAADVADAADAADVADAEEPVPTESDADGSTTNDAA; this is encoded by the coding sequence ATGACTCGGACGCTCTCGCCGCTCTCGGTCCCGTATCGCGTCGTCGAGCGCGGGGGCAGCATCGTCTTCACCGCCGTCGTCCTCTCCTCGGGGGCGTCGGCGGCGTTTGGCCCGGCGGGCGGCGTCGTCGGCGTCGCCCTCGTCGGCCTCGCACTCCTCGCGCTGATCGCGTACGAGGTGGCCTACTACCAGCGGTTCGAGTACGACTTAGGCGCCGAGACGCTCGACATCCGCTCGGGGGTGATCTCGCGCCGGAACCGCGAGATCCCCATTCGCCGGGTCCAGAACGTCGACATCAGCCGGAACGTCGTCCAGCGGTTTCTCGATATCGCAGCGGTCGACTTCGAGACGGCCGGCGGGAGCGAGACGGAGGCCTCGCTCCGCTTCGTCGACTTCGAGGAGGCCAAACGCCTTCAGCGCGAAATCGGGCGCTTGAAACGCGGCGTCGAGGGGAGCGAAGAGGGTGAGCCCGAACCCCCGGCCGACGAACTGTTCGCGCTCACGTCGCGCGAACTCGCGCTCGTCGGCGCCCTCTCCTTTGACGTGCGGATTCCGGGCCTCCTCTTCGTTCTCGTCTCGGGGAGCGTCCCCGCGGTGTCGTCAGTCGTCCCGTCGGGGGCGGGAATCGCCGTCGTCGCCGTCGGCGTCGTCGCCGTCGCCCTCGCCGTCCTCCTCGTCTCGTGGGGCGCCGGCGCGGCGGCGGCCATCCTCAACTACTACGGGTTCCGGCTGACGCAGGTCGGGGACGAACTCCAGTACGAACGCGGGCTGTTGCGGCGGTACGACGGCTCCATCCCGCTCGATAAGGTCCAGACGCTGACCGTCGTCGACGACCCGCTGAAGCGGTACTTCGGCTTCGCGTCGCTCCGGATCGAGACGGCGGGGTACGCCCCCGGGAGCGGCGAGAGCGGCTCGGAGGCGGCCGTCCCTCTCGCCCGCCGGGACCGGGTGTTCGCCCTCGCGAACCGGATCGAGTCGTTCGGTACGCCCGACTTCCGCCGGCCGCCGAAACGCGTCCGTCGCCGCTATGCCGTCCGCTATCTCCTCGTGCTCGGGGGCCTCACGGCGCTTCTGTACGGCGTCGAGGCCGTCACAGCGGGGGTGCTCCCGTGGCCGCCCTACGCGCCAGTCCCGCTCGCGCTCCTCGCGCCGGTCGCCGCCCACCTCAAGTGGCGCCACCGCGGCTACTGGCTCGGCGAGCGTCACTTGGCCACGCGCAACGGCTTCCTTCGCCGACGGATCAAGGTGGTGCCGTACTACCGCATACAGACGGTCATCGACTCGCGGACGCCCTTCCAGCGGCGGTGGAGCGTGGCGACCGTCACCGCCGACACCGCGGGATCCCTCTCGCTCGTCGGTAGCGACGCCGCCGCCGTCGACGTGGCCGACGCCGACGCCGACGACCTGCGAGCGACGCTCGCGACGCGACTTCGGGAGTCGCTCGCGGCGCGGCGGGGGTGGGCCGACGCGGCCGACGTGGCCGACGCGGCCGACGCGGCCGACGTGGCCGACGCGGCCGACGCGGCCGACGTGGCCGACGCGGAGGAACCGGTCCCCACAGAGAGCGACGCCGACGGGTCCACGACGAACGACGCCGCGTAA
- a CDS encoding PH domain-containing protein, which translates to MNRLHPRVRVVWAVQAAITATVLGLVVFAVGRFALSLPAWVPVAVFAVFLLVGVGAALLRYRVWRYEVRDDALYLERGVFTRVRTVVPFVRIQHVDSSRGPAERLIGLASTVVYTAGSRGADVTVPGLTPAGADDLRERLKRLAIRAEGEDAV; encoded by the coding sequence ATGAACCGGCTCCACCCACGGGTTCGCGTCGTCTGGGCGGTCCAGGCCGCCATCACGGCCACCGTCCTCGGCCTCGTCGTCTTCGCGGTGGGCCGATTCGCCCTCTCCCTGCCCGCGTGGGTGCCGGTCGCCGTCTTCGCCGTCTTCCTCCTCGTCGGCGTCGGGGCCGCGCTCCTCCGGTATCGGGTCTGGCGATACGAGGTACGGGACGACGCCCTCTATCTCGAACGCGGCGTCTTCACCCGTGTGCGGACCGTCGTCCCGTTCGTCCGCATCCAACACGTCGACTCCTCGCGCGGTCCGGCCGAGCGGCTGATCGGCCTCGCGAGCACCGTCGTTTACACCGCCGGCTCCCGCGGCGCGGACGTGACGGTACCGGGGCTGACGCCCGCCGGTGCCGACGACCTGCGGGAACGGCTGAAGCGACTCGCCATCCGCGCCGAGGGCGAGGACGCGGTATGA
- a CDS encoding aminotransferase class V-fold PLP-dependent enzyme has protein sequence MDPEDLRAAIPACDRGVYLNTGASGPAPRHVVDATADFLDHHEYVAPVEEGAYPAAFETFDETREVVADFLGADPQEIALTDSTADGIARVAAAIDWAPGDTVVRTDLEHSAGVIPWWNLRDRGVEVTVLDTEAGRVDLDALTDAVSDPDTRLLCCNSITWNYGTQLPISTIVDIAHEHDTLVLVDAVQSPGQVPVDVGEWGADFVAAAGHKWLLGPWGAGFLYVDREVADELTPGVVGYRSVADTGADDLELKPGAPRLEVGTTSPAPYHGLTAAIDTVEALGYDTVTGRIERLTDRLKEGLGDRLLSPHNYESGLVAFTADDPAGLVERLADEGVHVRSLPYPDAVRASVHVFNTAGDVDALLDAL, from the coding sequence ATGGACCCCGAAGACCTCCGGGCGGCGATTCCGGCCTGTGATCGCGGCGTCTACCTCAACACCGGCGCGTCCGGCCCGGCGCCGCGGCACGTCGTCGACGCGACGGCGGACTTTCTCGACCATCACGAGTACGTCGCCCCGGTGGAAGAGGGCGCGTACCCCGCCGCGTTCGAGACGTTCGACGAGACCCGCGAGGTCGTCGCCGACTTCCTCGGCGCCGACCCACAGGAGATTGCGCTCACTGACAGCACGGCGGACGGCATCGCCCGCGTCGCCGCCGCCATCGACTGGGCGCCCGGCGACACCGTCGTCCGGACCGACCTCGAACACTCCGCGGGCGTGATCCCCTGGTGGAACCTCCGGGACCGGGGCGTCGAGGTGACCGTGCTCGACACCGAGGCTGGCCGGGTCGACCTCGACGCCCTCACCGACGCCGTCTCCGACCCGGACACGCGCCTGCTCTGTTGTAACTCCATCACCTGGAACTACGGCACGCAGCTACCGATCTCGACGATCGTCGACATCGCCCACGAGCACGATACGCTCGTCCTCGTCGACGCCGTCCAGTCGCCGGGGCAGGTCCCCGTCGACGTGGGCGAGTGGGGCGCCGACTTCGTCGCCGCGGCGGGCCACAAGTGGCTCCTCGGCCCGTGGGGGGCCGGGTTCCTGTACGTCGACCGCGAGGTGGCCGACGAGCTGACGCCGGGGGTCGTGGGGTACCGGAGCGTCGCGGACACCGGCGCCGACGACTTGGAACTCAAGCCCGGTGCCCCGCGCTTGGAGGTGGGGACCACCTCGCCGGCGCCGTACCACGGCCTGACCGCCGCCATCGACACCGTCGAAGCGCTCGGCTACGACACCGTCACCGGTCGGATCGAGCGCCTGACCGACCGTCTGAAGGAGGGGCTCGGCGACCGGCTGCTGAGTCCCCACAACTACGAGTCGGGACTGGTGGCGTTCACCGCCGACGACCCCGCGGGACTGGTCGAGCGTCTCGCCGACGAAGGCGTTCACGTCCGCTCGCTGCCGTATCCCGACGCGGTGCGGGCGTCGGTCCACGTCTTCAACACCGCCGGAGACGTAGACGCGTTGCTCGACGCGCTGTGA
- a CDS encoding DUF7260 family protein yields MTARVDAALDAVAEERATVRDEYQALGAFDGRVAGIRTVTVPTGPPLVADPQPSGQSLERVRTAYAETVMSAPHYEAEYGDTVAESLAAEFGDGLAAALLGGTALTPELRDAVRGATDAARREREEFFDVLDREADSLTTAADDLAAVETAFEPLESEPVPARRFDDLHDRWSTIRELQGRVDAVGLRRQETIRGHRTHLPGVPTDLCEYLYYDLEASYPVLADVADLGERLNRARDRVERALASTG; encoded by the coding sequence ATGACGGCACGGGTCGACGCGGCGCTCGACGCCGTCGCCGAGGAGCGAGCGACGGTCCGCGACGAGTACCAGGCGCTGGGGGCGTTCGACGGGCGGGTCGCCGGAATCCGGACGGTGACCGTCCCGACCGGCCCGCCGCTCGTCGCCGATCCGCAGCCGTCCGGACAGTCGTTGGAGCGCGTCCGGACGGCCTACGCGGAGACGGTCATGAGCGCCCCGCACTACGAGGCGGAGTACGGCGACACCGTCGCCGAGAGCCTCGCCGCCGAGTTCGGCGACGGCCTCGCGGCGGCGCTTCTCGGCGGGACGGCGTTGACCCCGGAACTGCGCGACGCCGTCCGCGGGGCGACGGACGCGGCGCGGCGCGAACGCGAGGAGTTTTTCGACGTCCTCGACCGCGAAGCCGACTCGCTCACGACGGCGGCAGACGACCTCGCCGCCGTGGAGACGGCGTTCGAACCGCTCGAGAGTGAGCCGGTTCCGGCCCGGCGTTTCGACGACTTGCACGACCGGTGGTCGACGATCCGGGAGTTACAGGGACGGGTCGACGCGGTCGGACTCCGCCGTCAAGAGACGATCCGTGGTCACCGGACCCATCTACCCGGCGTCCCGACCGACCTGTGTGAGTATCTGTACTACGATCTGGAGGCGTCGTACCCCGTTCTCGCCGACGTCGCCGACCTCGGCGAGCGGCTGAATCGCGCCCGCGACCGGGTCGAACGCGCGCTCGCGTCGACCGGTTAG
- a CDS encoding DUF4349 domain-containing protein, whose translation MNRSRSIAVVFVLLVLLAGCGGSAGGAQAGGGDAATVAEAGAEAERAADGGDAGARGEGGDTSGQSDGSLAAGRSIIRTGEVRLRVENFEAARANLTAAVEARGGYVSGSTQRVHDSGDEAWTSGRVVLRVPAENFSGAMTAVESEGRVVESSTSTQDVTEQVVDLQARLENLRAERERLRELYARANDTEDVLAVERRLSEVQTEIERTEARLQSLERRVAYSTITVEMREPRPDRPAPDQWYDTPVLAAFLDSVQGVGVVLRAAVVGFAYAAPYLLVFLTPFAVAGGLLYRFRHRILGGGGDGE comes from the coding sequence ATGAACCGAAGTCGATCGATCGCCGTGGTATTCGTGCTGTTGGTCCTGCTCGCCGGCTGTGGCGGCTCGGCCGGCGGCGCTCAAGCGGGCGGCGGCGACGCTGCGACCGTCGCGGAAGCAGGCGCGGAGGCCGAACGGGCGGCTGACGGCGGCGATGCGGGCGCCCGGGGCGAGGGCGGCGACACGAGCGGTCAAAGCGACGGCTCGCTCGCCGCCGGTCGGTCGATCATCCGTACCGGCGAGGTACGGCTCCGCGTCGAGAACTTCGAGGCGGCGCGGGCGAATCTGACCGCGGCCGTCGAGGCCCGCGGCGGCTACGTCAGCGGCTCGACCCAGCGCGTCCACGACAGCGGCGACGAGGCGTGGACCTCCGGCCGGGTCGTTCTCCGGGTCCCCGCCGAGAACTTCTCCGGGGCGATGACCGCCGTCGAGAGCGAGGGTCGCGTGGTCGAATCGAGTACCTCGACGCAGGACGTGACCGAGCAGGTAGTCGACCTGCAGGCACGTCTCGAGAACCTCCGCGCCGAGCGCGAACGGCTCCGTGAACTGTACGCGCGCGCCAACGACACCGAGGACGTCCTCGCGGTGGAGCGCCGCCTCTCCGAGGTCCAGACCGAAATCGAGCGGACGGAGGCGCGTCTCCAGAGCCTCGAGCGTCGGGTGGCCTACTCGACCATCACCGTCGAGATGCGCGAACCCCGTCCGGACCGGCCCGCGCCCGACCAGTGGTACGACACGCCCGTCCTCGCCGCCTTTCTCGACTCGGTCCAGGGCGTCGGCGTCGTCCTCCGCGCGGCCGTCGTCGGCTTCGCCTACGCCGCCCCGTACCTCCTCGTCTTCCTCACCCCATTCGCCGTCGCCGGCGGCCTCCTCTACCGCTTCCGGCATCGCATCCTCGGCGGCGGTGGCGACGGGGAGTAG
- a CDS encoding oxidoreductase gives MARLSDPLRIGDVTVPNRLYRAPLLECAGNGDDAVTRLIDHLEPAAAAGAGLVCQGATIVSGEGGCAAPGMTRIHDPDFAARLERLTDRLHDHGTTVAVQLEHGGLRSMETWHAGYRDEHPDLQQLAASRPPALLRALDRLGFLSYDPHVLGTDEVYDLADDFGRAAGYAADAGYDLIHLAGANMGLVHQFLSPFYNRRDDEFGDGVRFLEAVHDAVRDHAGDVPLLTKVPAETAAPSVIRRHLSRADAVEICRRLDRIGYDALVPVSGSVFWDMSIVRGRFPDRAWRDAGFREGYAAAFGGRLRAGLVALANRVQARWYDFDPAWNADLCRSVRRTVDVPVLCEGGVRERPRIDRLLGDACDMVGMARPFYAEPELPARLLADAEASAVCASCNNCAVPQVTGAPGVCRTPAVLDEVGELRKSGAYDRN, from the coding sequence ATGGCCCGGCTCTCCGACCCCCTCCGGATCGGCGACGTGACCGTTCCGAACCGGCTCTATCGCGCACCCCTGTTAGAGTGTGCGGGTAACGGCGACGACGCCGTTACCCGGTTGATCGACCACCTCGAACCCGCGGCGGCCGCGGGCGCCGGGCTGGTGTGTCAGGGCGCCACCATCGTCAGCGGCGAGGGTGGCTGTGCCGCACCCGGCATGACCCGCATCCACGACCCGGACTTCGCCGCCCGTCTCGAACGCCTGACGGACCGCCTCCACGACCACGGGACGACGGTCGCCGTGCAACTCGAACACGGCGGTCTGCGGAGCATGGAGACGTGGCACGCCGGCTACCGCGACGAACACCCCGACCTCCAACAACTCGCCGCCTCGCGTCCGCCCGCACTCCTCCGCGCCCTCGACCGCCTCGGCTTCCTGAGCTACGATCCGCACGTCCTCGGGACCGACGAGGTGTACGACCTGGCCGACGATTTCGGCCGCGCCGCGGGCTACGCCGCCGACGCCGGCTACGACCTGATCCACCTCGCCGGCGCCAACATGGGCCTCGTCCACCAGTTTCTCTCCCCCTTCTACAACCGCCGCGACGACGAGTTCGGCGATGGCGTCCGGTTCCTCGAAGCCGTCCACGACGCCGTCCGCGACCACGCCGGCGACGTACCCCTGTTGACCAAGGTGCCGGCCGAGACGGCGGCGCCGTCCGTGATCCGGCGCCACCTGTCGCGAGCCGATGCCGTCGAGATCTGTCGCCGCCTCGACCGGATCGGCTACGACGCCCTCGTCCCCGTCTCCGGCTCCGTCTTCTGGGACATGAGCATCGTCCGCGGGAGGTTCCCGGATCGGGCGTGGCGCGATGCGGGTTTCCGGGAGGGGTACGCCGCGGCGTTCGGCGGCCGCCTCCGTGCCGGATTGGTCGCCCTCGCCAACCGCGTCCAGGCCCGCTGGTACGACTTCGACCCCGCGTGGAACGCCGACCTCTGCCGGTCCGTCCGCCGGACGGTCGACGTGCCCGTCCTCTGTGAGGGCGGGGTTCGCGAACGCCCGCGCATCGACCGCCTCCTCGGCGACGCCTGCGACATGGTGGGGATGGCTCGCCCCTTCTACGCCGAACCCGAACTCCCCGCACGTCTGCTGGCCGACGCCGAGGCGAGCGCCGTCTGTGCCTCCTGTAACAACTGCGCCGTCCCGCAGGTGACGGGTGCCCCGGGCGTCTGTCGGACGCCGGCCGTGCTCGACGAAGTGGGCGAACTGCGCAAGTCGGGGGCGTACGATCGCAACTGA
- the trxA gene encoding thioredoxin produces MSENDDIDRIRERKRERLKRQEGGAPTAPDDPVHVADESHLADLIDEYDVVLADFYADWCGPCQMLEPIVASLAAETPAAVAKVDVDAHQGLASQYGVRGVPTLVLFADGEAVERIVGVQEKERLAALIEDHAPADAP; encoded by the coding sequence ATGAGTGAGAACGACGACATCGATCGGATTCGTGAGCGGAAACGCGAACGCCTCAAGCGGCAGGAAGGGGGCGCCCCCACGGCGCCGGACGACCCCGTCCACGTCGCGGACGAGTCGCATCTCGCCGACCTGATCGACGAGTACGACGTCGTCCTCGCGGACTTCTACGCGGACTGGTGTGGTCCCTGTCAGATGCTCGAACCCATCGTGGCGTCGCTCGCGGCGGAGACGCCGGCGGCGGTCGCCAAGGTCGACGTCGACGCACACCAGGGACTCGCCTCGCAGTACGGCGTCCGCGGCGTGCCGACGCTCGTGCTGTTCGCCGACGGCGAGGCCGTCGAGCGCATCGTCGGCGTTCAGGAAAAGGAGCGGCTGGCCGCCCTGATCGAGGACCACGCGCCCGCCGACGCGCCGTAG
- a CDS encoding DEAD/DEAH box helicase, whose protein sequence is MRVRDLPLSADVIDHFESRGIEELYPPQAAAVEAGVCEGRRLVAAVPTASGKTFVATLAMLTADGPGLYIVPLRALAREKYETFSDLPDVSVGISTGDFDERAAELGEHDIVVATSEKVDSAIRNGADWISDLACVVVDEVHLVGSERRGPTLEVTLATLGRRAPGVQIVALSATVANPDELADWLDARLVQSTWRPVGLRTGVYAASGVTFDDGAERDVSVPGDPADATNATDALVAEAVDDGGQALAFVRSRREAETLAERLAANGLGSSPDVAREVRALDGTETGRRLADCIEGGVAFHHAGLRSAHRIAVERAFRDRRLRAICATPTLAAGVNVPARRVVVRDLKRYTGSGMEWLPTLEVHQMCGRAGRPHLDPYGEAVLVGDESTREGLWERYVEAGPERVDSNLADPNALRTHVLSVVASDFAASREGVLDVLDATFFAHGTPTTELSGVVDTAVADLVAMGMIVDGDGVAATDLGSQVSRQYVAPETGARIVDGLRTAADMGTVTGLTALEIVCDTPDMQDTYLGNRERADMYRFAQEHADEFTTRMGETDDFEGWLTAVKTARVLHEWTDGASAEDLVDRFRIGPGDLESRIERAEWLLGAADAIAGVVDVTAAVPFRERRDRL, encoded by the coding sequence ATGCGCGTCCGTGACCTCCCGCTGTCGGCAGACGTTATCGACCACTTCGAGTCGCGGGGGATCGAGGAGCTCTACCCACCACAGGCCGCGGCCGTCGAGGCCGGCGTCTGCGAGGGTCGCCGCCTCGTCGCCGCCGTCCCCACCGCCAGCGGCAAGACGTTCGTCGCGACGCTCGCGATGCTGACGGCGGACGGTCCCGGTCTCTACATCGTCCCGCTCCGGGCGCTCGCCCGCGAGAAGTACGAGACCTTTTCCGACCTGCCGGACGTGAGCGTCGGCATCTCGACCGGCGACTTCGACGAACGCGCCGCCGAGCTGGGCGAGCACGACATCGTGGTCGCGACGAGCGAGAAGGTGGATTCGGCCATCCGGAACGGCGCCGACTGGATTTCCGACCTCGCCTGCGTCGTCGTCGACGAGGTCCATCTCGTCGGGAGCGAGCGTCGCGGGCCGACCCTCGAAGTCACGCTCGCCACCCTCGGGCGCCGGGCGCCGGGGGTACAGATCGTCGCGCTGTCGGCGACGGTGGCCAATCCCGACGAGCTGGCCGACTGGCTCGACGCGAGGCTCGTGCAGTCGACGTGGCGGCCGGTCGGCCTTCGAACCGGTGTTTACGCCGCGAGCGGGGTGACGTTCGACGACGGAGCGGAGCGGGACGTGTCGGTTCCGGGCGACCCCGCCGACGCGACGAACGCCACCGACGCCCTCGTCGCCGAGGCGGTCGACGACGGGGGACAGGCGCTCGCGTTCGTCCGGTCACGCCGCGAGGCGGAGACGCTGGCAGAGCGGCTGGCGGCAAACGGTCTCGGCTCGTCCCCGGACGTGGCGAGGGAGGTGCGTGCCCTCGACGGGACCGAGACGGGGCGTCGCCTCGCCGACTGTATCGAGGGCGGCGTCGCCTTCCACCACGCCGGCCTGCGGAGCGCCCATCGGATCGCCGTCGAGCGTGCCTTCCGTGACCGCCGTCTGCGGGCCATCTGTGCGACGCCGACGCTCGCAGCGGGCGTGAACGTGCCCGCACGACGGGTGGTCGTCCGCGACCTGAAGCGGTACACCGGATCGGGGATGGAGTGGCTCCCGACGCTCGAAGTCCACCAGATGTGTGGGCGGGCGGGACGCCCCCACCTCGATCCCTACGGCGAGGCCGTCCTCGTCGGCGACGAGTCGACCCGCGAGGGGCTGTGGGAGCGTTACGTCGAGGCGGGACCGGAGCGCGTCGACTCGAACCTCGCCGATCCGAACGCGCTCCGCACTCACGTCCTCTCGGTCGTCGCCTCGGACTTCGCGGCGTCGCGCGAGGGCGTCCTCGACGTGCTGGACGCGACGTTTTTCGCCCACGGGACGCCGACAACGGAACTGAGTGGCGTCGTCGACACCGCCGTCGCCGACCTCGTGGCGATGGGGATGATCGTCGACGGCGACGGGGTGGCGGCGACGGACCTCGGTTCGCAAGTGTCCCGGCAGTACGTCGCGCCGGAGACGGGCGCCCGAATCGTCGACGGCCTGCGGACGGCCGCGGATATGGGGACGGTGACGGGGCTCACGGCGCTGGAGATCGTCTGTGATACGCCGGACATGCAGGACACGTACCTCGGCAACCGCGAGCGGGCGGACATGTACCGGTTCGCGCAGGAGCACGCCGACGAGTTCACCACCCGGATGGGGGAGACGGACGACTTCGAGGGGTGGTTGACGGCGGTGAAGACGGCGCGGGTACTCCACGAGTGGACCGACGGGGCGAGCGCGGAGGATTTGGTCGATCGATTCCGTATCGGCCCCGGTGATCTGGAGTCACGGATCGAGCGCGCCGAGTGGTTGCTCGGCGCCGCCGACGCCATCGCGGGCGTCGTCGACGTGACCGCCGCGGTGCCGTTCCGGGAGCGGCGAGACCGGCTCTAA